A window from uncultured Desulfobacter sp. encodes these proteins:
- a CDS encoding TrkA family potassium uptake protein produces the protein MKRFTVIGLGNFGFYAAKALYEDGNEVIAVDMDKNRVQAVDAHCTEAILLEATDKEKLKALGLETMDGVIVSTGTKISVSILICLHLHEMGVRQILAKALDDDHAKILKKVGATKIIHPERDVALRISQSLSRPNIMDFIPLSEGFDLVHIEPPTEFIGKTLKEINLRAKFNVHIIAIKELVPENFVLVPDPEFMIKGSDMLMMLGKSEDIKRIKALKG, from the coding sequence ATGAAACGATTTACAGTGATAGGGTTAGGGAATTTTGGATTTTATGCGGCCAAAGCATTATACGAGGACGGTAATGAAGTCATTGCCGTGGATATGGATAAGAATCGGGTGCAGGCTGTGGATGCGCATTGCACCGAAGCAATCCTCCTGGAAGCTACGGACAAGGAAAAATTAAAAGCCCTTGGCCTGGAAACCATGGACGGCGTGATTGTATCCACCGGCACCAAAATCAGCGTGAGTATCCTGATATGCCTCCATCTGCACGAGATGGGGGTCAGGCAGATCCTGGCAAAAGCTCTGGATGATGATCATGCCAAAATACTTAAAAAAGTCGGAGCCACAAAAATCATTCATCCGGAAAGGGATGTAGCCTTGCGTATTTCCCAGAGTTTATCCCGACCGAATATTATGGATTTCATACCTCTTTCTGAAGGGTTTGATCTTGTACACATAGAACCGCCAACAGAATTTATCGGAAAAACTTTAAAAGAGATCAACCTACGGGCAAAGTTCAATGTTCATATTATCGCCATTAAAGAATTGGTTCCTGAAAATTTTGTTTTAGTACCGGACCCTGAATTTATGATCAAAGGCAGCGATATGCTCATGATGCTGGGGAAATCCGAGGATATCAAACGTATTAAAGCTCTAAAAGGATGA